In one Bacteroidales bacterium genomic region, the following are encoded:
- a CDS encoding aminopeptidase P family protein produces the protein MKKYLSLLIYLLIASSCTHPGGRTWMIPVNIDPSDLDYTPSLMESFEERRAQLLDSLNGDYIILRSADQGSSNRHEFRPNNYFYYLTGYAARGSYAVLSADSGLSYTLSVPPQSVRTLIYEGEELEEEELRERFGPDRTLSYGEMRALIDSIVQTGASLYMDRSDRTFLADLQRMAGENGNPDFRHIGELADELRVIKEPLEVEFLQKACNITARALTRVMKECRPDRYEFEMEAVIEGTFLEYGSSMPGFSSIVGSGPNATILHYEPNTRLMKDGDLLLMDIGAEYGYYTADITRTIPVNGKFSQEQRTIYQLVLDAQLAAIEKMKPGSMLMDGHMAAKEVIVEGLTQLGLITDPDSPWQIKFYILYPSSHYLGLDVHDVGDMQGSFSQFMEQTPQESQESRLLEPGMVLTIEPGLYFREKGLEQLHEIFGEEADSTELEQFIEKVGPVYEQYKNIGVRIEDDILITTGGNINLSRYAPKEMEDIEQIMR, from the coding sequence ATGAAAAAATATCTATCACTTCTCATTTACTTATTAATAGCGTCCTCCTGCACCCATCCGGGGGGAAGAACCTGGATGATTCCTGTAAACATCGATCCTTCCGATCTGGATTATACGCCATCGCTTATGGAAAGTTTCGAGGAAAGACGGGCGCAGTTGCTTGATTCTTTGAATGGTGACTATATCATCCTGAGATCGGCAGACCAGGGTAGTTCGAACCGCCACGAATTCAGGCCCAACAACTACTTTTACTACCTGACCGGCTATGCAGCACGGGGCTCTTATGCCGTGCTGAGTGCGGACTCCGGTCTGTCCTACACCCTGTCGGTACCTCCGCAAAGCGTCCGTACCCTGATTTATGAGGGAGAAGAGCTTGAAGAAGAGGAACTCCGGGAGCGCTTCGGTCCCGACAGGACCCTCTCTTACGGGGAGATGAGAGCACTGATTGACAGTATTGTGCAGACAGGAGCCAGCCTCTATATGGACCGTTCCGACCGCACCTTTCTGGCAGACCTGCAGAGGATGGCAGGAGAAAACGGAAATCCGGATTTCAGGCATATTGGTGAGCTGGCCGATGAGCTCCGGGTGATTAAGGAGCCCCTGGAGGTGGAATTCCTGCAGAAGGCCTGCAATATTACTGCCAGGGCACTGACCAGGGTGATGAAGGAATGCCGACCGGACAGGTATGAATTTGAGATGGAGGCGGTGATCGAAGGAACCTTCCTGGAATATGGATCCTCCATGCCCGGCTTCAGTTCCATTGTGGGCTCGGGTCCCAATGCCACCATCCTGCACTACGAACCGAATACCCGGCTTATGAAGGACGGGGACCTCCTGTTAATGGACATAGGGGCCGAATATGGTTATTATACGGCCGATATTACGCGCACCATTCCTGTAAACGGAAAATTCTCACAAGAGCAGCGCACCATCTATCAGCTGGTCCTGGATGCCCAGCTGGCCGCCATCGAAAAGATGAAACCAGGTTCCATGCTCATGGACGGACACATGGCCGCCAAGGAGGTGATTGTAGAGGGACTGACACAGCTGGGCCTGATTACCGATCCGGACTCCCCCTGGCAGATTAAATTCTACATCCTCTATCCCTCTTCCCACTACCTGGGCCTGGATGTTCACGACGTGGGAGATATGCAGGGAAGCTTTTCACAATTTATGGAGCAGACTCCGCAGGAATCGCAGGAGAGCCGTTTGCTGGAGCCCGGAATGGTGCTCACCATCGAGCCCGGGCTCTATTTCCGGGAGAAGGGTCTGGAGCAGCTGCATGAGATCTTTGGAGAGGAAGCGGACAGCACTGAACTGGAGCAGTTTATAGAAAAAGTGGGACCCGTCTACGAACAATACAAGAATATCGGGGTTCGTATAGAGGACGATATCCTGATCACCACCGGGGGCAACATTAACCTCTCCAGGTACGCTCCCAAAGAAATGGAAGATATTGAACAGATAATGAGATAA
- a CDS encoding peptidylprolyl isomerase, which produces MSKAEIHTQKGIMKVEFYDQDAPGTVENFIKLSKEGFYDGLTFHRVIPDFVIQGGCPDGNGMGGPGYSIKCELDGGNQYHNRGVLSMAHAGKDTGGSQFFICHSRNNTSHLDRVHTCFGKVFEGLEVIDDIRQGDKIEKIVVGE; this is translated from the coding sequence ATGAGTAAAGCAGAGATCCACACCCAAAAGGGGATTATGAAGGTGGAATTTTATGACCAGGATGCCCCTGGTACGGTGGAAAACTTTATTAAACTGTCCAAAGAGGGTTTTTATGACGGCCTGACCTTTCACCGGGTAATACCCGATTTTGTCATCCAGGGAGGCTGTCCCGACGGGAATGGAATGGGTGGACCCGGCTACAGCATCAAGTGTGAACTGGATGGCGGAAATCAATACCATAATCGCGGTGTGCTCTCGATGGCTCATGCAGGAAAAGATACAGGAGGATCCCAGTTTTTCATCTGCCACTCCCGCAATAATACCTCGCATCTGGACCGGGTGCATACCTGCTTTGGTAAAGTATTTGAGGGCCTGGAAGTGATTGACGATATCCGCCAGGGCGATAAGATCGAAAAAATCGTCGTCGGAGAGTAG
- the hisIE gene encoding bifunctional phosphoribosyl-AMP cyclohydrolase/phosphoribosyl-ATP diphosphatase HisIE, with protein MDFQKLNGIVPAIIQDAETDIVLMLGFMNPEALEKTRQEGKVTFFSRTKNRLWTKGEESGNFLHVVEILEDCDRDTLLIKANPAGPVCHTGNDTCFDEQNKATPDRNKMAFIQELQQLIHKRKAEMPAGSYTTSLFRDGINRIARKVGEEAVELLIESKDSNDELFLNEAADLLYHLLVLLSAKGKDIREVVSVLEQRQR; from the coding sequence ATGGACTTTCAGAAACTAAATGGGATCGTGCCAGCCATTATACAGGATGCCGAAACAGATATTGTGTTAATGCTAGGTTTTATGAACCCCGAAGCCCTGGAAAAGACCAGGCAGGAGGGGAAGGTTACCTTTTTCAGCCGTACGAAAAACAGGCTTTGGACCAAAGGGGAGGAGAGCGGGAATTTCCTGCATGTTGTGGAAATCCTGGAAGACTGCGATAGGGACACCTTGTTGATTAAGGCCAACCCGGCCGGACCGGTCTGCCATACCGGAAATGACACCTGCTTTGATGAGCAGAACAAAGCCACCCCGGACAGGAATAAAATGGCTTTTATCCAGGAGCTCCAGCAACTGATCCATAAGCGCAAAGCGGAGATGCCCGCAGGTTCTTACACCACCTCCCTGTTCCGGGACGGGATCAACCGGATCGCCCGGAAGGTGGGAGAGGAGGCCGTTGAACTGTTAATTGAATCCAAAGACAGCAACGATGAGCTCTTCCTCAATGAGGCAGCCGACCTGCTGTATCATCTGCTGGTACTGTTATCCGCAAAGGGAAAGGATATCCGGGAGGTGGTCTCCGTCCTGGAACAGAGACAACGGTAA
- the hisF gene encoding imidazole glycerol phosphate synthase subunit HisF, with protein sequence MLAKRIIPCLDIRNGKTVKGINFENVVDVGDPVELGARYARDGADELVYLDITATHEGRKLFADLVRRISEELNIPFTVGGGIDQVGDAELLLSAGADKVSINSSAVRDPGLVDRIAKGFGNQFVVVAIDARWKEERWTVFINGGRIPTGRELFSWAREVQERGAGEILFTSMNHDGTKNGFACEALRELSEQLTIPVIASGGAGKREHFVEVFEQGKADAALAASIFHYNEIPVPELKEYLKKNHITIR encoded by the coding sequence ATGCTGGCTAAAAGGATCATACCCTGCCTGGATATCCGAAACGGGAAGACCGTAAAGGGGATCAACTTCGAAAATGTGGTGGATGTGGGTGATCCCGTGGAACTGGGGGCCAGGTATGCCCGCGATGGCGCCGATGAGCTGGTCTATCTGGATATCACGGCCACCCACGAGGGGCGAAAACTCTTTGCCGATCTGGTGAGGCGTATCTCGGAGGAGCTGAATATCCCCTTTACCGTGGGGGGCGGCATCGACCAGGTGGGAGATGCAGAACTGCTGCTGTCGGCAGGAGCCGATAAGGTAAGTATTAATTCATCGGCTGTGCGGGATCCCGGACTGGTCGACCGTATAGCCAAAGGTTTCGGAAACCAGTTTGTGGTGGTGGCCATCGATGCCCGCTGGAAGGAGGAGCGCTGGACCGTCTTTATCAACGGTGGGAGGATCCCCACCGGCAGGGAGCTCTTTAGCTGGGCCAGGGAGGTACAGGAGCGTGGCGCAGGGGAGATCCTGTTTACTTCCATGAATCACGATGGGACCAAGAATGGTTTTGCGTGCGAAGCTTTGAGGGAGTTGTCGGAGCAGCTGACCATTCCGGTGATTGCTTCAGGAGGAGCCGGAAAAAGGGAACATTTTGTGGAGGTGTTTGAACAGGGCAAAGCCGATGCTGCTCTGGCAGCATCCATTTTCCACTACAATGAGATTCCTGTTCCTGAATTGAAGGAGTACTTAAAGAAAAATCATATAACAATCAGATAA
- the hisA gene encoding 1-(5-phosphoribosyl)-5-[(5-phosphoribosylamino)methylideneamino]imidazole-4-carboxamide isomerase, with product MMEIIPAIDIIEGRCVRLTRGDYGRKKEYGDPFEMALLFEDHGIRRLHLVDLDGARENRVVNYRILERIASRTSLVIDAGGGIRSDKDLKIVFDSGAHMITGGSVAVRERDLFLGWLERYGADRIILGADFREGKLAVSGWNEDTSLELGAFIAAYRSEGIKKVICTDIERDGMLEGPSLEIYKELKASDGELHLVASGGISGMDDLELLEKEGIDGAIVGKAIYEGKIPLKTLETYILNQR from the coding sequence ATGATGGAGATTATACCAGCCATAGATATTATTGAAGGGCGTTGTGTCCGTCTTACCAGGGGCGACTACGGGCGGAAAAAGGAGTATGGCGATCCCTTTGAAATGGCCCTGCTGTTCGAGGATCACGGGATCAGGAGACTGCACCTGGTAGATCTGGACGGGGCCAGGGAAAACAGGGTGGTGAACTACCGGATCCTCGAGAGGATCGCTTCCCGGACATCCCTGGTGATCGACGCGGGCGGGGGAATACGGAGCGATAAGGATCTGAAGATCGTATTTGACTCGGGCGCCCACATGATAACCGGGGGAAGCGTAGCTGTCAGGGAGCGGGATCTCTTTCTTGGATGGCTGGAGCGCTACGGGGCAGACAGGATTATCCTGGGGGCCGATTTCAGGGAAGGTAAGCTGGCGGTTTCAGGATGGAACGAAGACACTTCTCTCGAACTGGGGGCGTTTATTGCCGCTTATCGTTCCGAAGGAATTAAAAAGGTTATCTGTACCGATATTGAAAGGGACGGAATGCTGGAGGGACCTTCGCTGGAGATTTATAAGGAGCTTAAAGCCAGCGACGGGGAGCTGCACCTGGTGGCCAGTGGCGGGATTAGCGGGATGGACGATCTGGAGCTCCTGGAGAAAGAGGGAATCGACGGGGCCATTGTCGGTAAGGCGATCTATGAGGGAAAAATCCCCTTGAAAACTCTTGAAACTTATATTTTAAATCAACGCTGA
- the hisH gene encoding imidazole glycerol phosphate synthase subunit HisH, with product MKLAIIKYNAGNIRSVDHALRRLGVEAKITDDPATILSADRVIFPGVGEASGTMEYLKERELDKLLKELRCPVLGICLGQQLMCSWSEEGDTSCIGIFDAPVRRFPSGGLKVPHMGWNSLDWVNGKLIPGELRGAYVYFVHSYYVPVGEDTAAKTDYIVPFSAAMQKDNFYATQFHPEKSGDPGELILKQFLKL from the coding sequence ATGAAGCTGGCCATTATTAAATACAATGCAGGGAATATCCGCTCGGTGGACCATGCCCTCAGAAGATTGGGGGTGGAAGCAAAGATTACGGACGACCCTGCAACGATTCTTTCGGCCGACAGGGTGATCTTTCCCGGTGTGGGCGAGGCCTCCGGTACCATGGAGTACCTGAAGGAGCGGGAGCTGGATAAATTGCTGAAGGAACTTCGCTGTCCGGTTCTGGGAATCTGCCTGGGGCAACAGCTGATGTGCAGCTGGTCGGAGGAGGGTGATACGTCCTGTATTGGCATCTTTGATGCGCCGGTGAGGCGTTTTCCTTCGGGCGGACTAAAAGTGCCGCATATGGGCTGGAACAGCCTCGATTGGGTGAACGGGAAGCTGATTCCCGGTGAACTCCGGGGCGCTTATGTTTATTTCGTGCATTCTTACTATGTACCGGTGGGTGAAGATACCGCAGCGAAAACCGATTATATCGTTCCTTTCAGTGCCGCCATGCAGAAAGATAATTTTTATGCCACCCAGTTCCATCCCGAAAAGAGCGGAGATCCGGGAGAGTTGATACTGAAACAATTTTTGAAACTATGA
- the hisB gene encoding bifunctional histidinol-phosphatase/imidazoleglycerol-phosphate dehydratase HisB, with product MKKVLFIDRDGTLIKEPPVDFQVDSLEKLVFMPGVFRNLYKLRQYTDYELVVVSNQDGLGTAAFPEEDFRAPHEKFLQAFRNEGVEFDAIHLDPSLPEENSPKRKPRTGMLSSYMQGEYDLENSFVIGDRITDMELAKNLGARGIFLNTEEAAEEMESAGVAGYVSLICQEWDEIYHFIRTRQRSATVRRSTSETEISVRLSLDGEGRTAISTGLGFFDHMLDQIGRHGGMDLDIEVRGDLHVDEHHTIEDTAIALGEAFLQALGDKRGIERYAFVLPMDDSLASVAIDFGGRPWIEWNAKFSRDKIGDMPTEMFYHFFKSFSDAAKCNLNMEVKGKNEHHKIEGLFKAFARALAKAVKLDPESMRLPSTKGKL from the coding sequence ATGAAGAAAGTCCTTTTCATCGACAGGGACGGAACCCTGATTAAGGAGCCCCCGGTGGATTTCCAGGTGGATTCCCTGGAAAAGCTGGTGTTTATGCCCGGCGTTTTCAGAAACCTGTATAAGCTGAGGCAATACACGGACTATGAGCTGGTGGTGGTCAGCAATCAGGATGGATTGGGAACCGCTGCTTTCCCGGAAGAAGATTTCCGGGCACCCCATGAGAAATTCCTTCAAGCATTCAGGAATGAGGGGGTGGAGTTTGATGCCATTCACCTGGATCCCTCCCTGCCGGAAGAGAACTCACCCAAACGGAAACCCCGGACCGGAATGCTGAGTTCCTATATGCAGGGAGAATACGATCTGGAGAATTCTTTTGTAATCGGCGACCGGATCACCGATATGGAGCTTGCTAAAAACCTGGGGGCCAGGGGAATTTTTCTGAATACGGAGGAAGCTGCTGAGGAGATGGAATCTGCCGGAGTAGCCGGATATGTATCTCTGATCTGCCAGGAATGGGACGAGATCTATCACTTTATCCGGACCAGGCAGCGGAGTGCCACAGTGCGGCGCTCGACCAGCGAAACGGAGATTTCAGTCAGGCTTTCCCTGGATGGAGAGGGGCGTACTGCCATCTCCACAGGACTCGGATTTTTCGATCACATGCTGGATCAGATCGGCCGTCACGGGGGAATGGATCTGGACATTGAGGTGAGAGGGGATCTGCATGTGGATGAGCATCATACCATTGAGGATACCGCCATTGCTCTGGGAGAGGCCTTTCTGCAGGCACTGGGAGATAAGCGGGGCATAGAGCGTTATGCTTTTGTCTTACCCATGGATGATTCCCTGGCCAGCGTGGCCATTGATTTTGGCGGAAGGCCATGGATCGAATGGAACGCGAAATTCAGTCGGGATAAAATCGGTGATATGCCCACGGAGATGTTCTATCATTTTTTCAAGAGTTTTTCCGATGCGGCAAAATGCAACCTGAACATGGAGGTGAAAGGCAAAAACGAACACCATAAAATCGAGGGCCTTTTCAAGGCCTTTGCCAGGGCCCTGGCAAAGGCGGTTAAACTGGATCCTGAGAGTATGCGCCTGCCAAGCACCAAAGGGAAACTTTAA
- the hisC gene encoding histidinol-phosphate transaminase: MFSIASRVRPNIRNLHPYSSARDEFSGSASVFLDANENPFNAPLNRYPDPGQQKLKGRIAEIKGVNTEQIFLGNGSDEGIDILFRVLCEPGVDNVITADPTYGMYGVCAEINGVERRSVLLNRDFSLNPGAVLEALNEQTKLIFLCSPNNPSSNSFEREAILKIVDGVHCMVVLDEAYIDFSSGPGLLPLLKEKPNLVLLQTLSKAWGLAGIRLGMLFAHPELIAYLSAVKYPYNINSLSMEAALKALEDRDRTRAWIGTILEERKRMALELEGLPFVKQVYPSDANFLLVRVDKPSAIYRYLMNKGIIVRDRSSVPLCGGSLRITIGKAEENRALISALKTYHS; encoded by the coding sequence ATATTTAGCATAGCATCCCGGGTCAGGCCCAATATCCGGAATCTGCATCCCTATTCGTCGGCCCGGGATGAATTCTCCGGTTCGGCCTCCGTGTTTCTGGATGCCAACGAAAATCCTTTTAATGCTCCGCTGAACCGTTACCCGGACCCGGGTCAGCAGAAACTGAAAGGCCGGATTGCAGAGATCAAAGGCGTAAACACGGAGCAGATTTTTCTGGGTAACGGCAGCGATGAGGGGATCGATATTTTATTCAGGGTACTTTGTGAACCGGGAGTGGATAATGTCATTACCGCAGACCCTACTTATGGCATGTACGGGGTTTGTGCGGAGATCAACGGAGTGGAACGGCGAAGCGTATTGCTGAACAGGGATTTCAGCCTGAACCCCGGGGCCGTGCTGGAGGCATTGAACGAGCAGACCAAACTTATATTTCTGTGTTCGCCCAATAATCCAAGCTCCAACTCCTTTGAGCGGGAGGCGATCTTAAAGATCGTGGACGGGGTACATTGCATGGTGGTGCTGGATGAGGCCTACATCGATTTCAGTAGTGGTCCCGGACTTCTTCCCCTGTTGAAGGAGAAGCCCAATCTGGTGCTTTTACAGACCCTCTCGAAAGCCTGGGGACTGGCAGGGATACGCCTGGGCATGCTCTTTGCCCATCCGGAGCTCATCGCCTATCTGTCCGCTGTAAAGTATCCCTACAACATTAACAGCCTGAGCATGGAGGCGGCCCTGAAAGCCCTGGAGGACAGGGACCGGACCCGGGCATGGATCGGAACGATTTTGGAGGAGCGTAAGCGGATGGCCCTGGAGCTGGAAGGACTCCCCTTTGTGAAGCAGGTGTATCCTTCGGATGCCAATTTTCTGCTGGTCCGGGTGGACAAGCCCTCAGCCATATACCGGTATCTTATGAACAAGGGCATTATTGTCCGGGACCGCTCGTCGGTACCCCTTTGCGGGGGGAGCCTGCGTATCACCATAGGAAAAGCGGAAGAGAACCGGGCATTGATCAGTGCCCTTAAAACCTATCATTCATGA
- the hisD gene encoding histidinol dehydrogenase, whose amino-acid sequence MNILRYPEKSKWAELLQRPRLNHDTLEDQVQKIIDEVARKRDAAVVAFTREFDGYDSVSMEVSGEEILAARDEVSPRLKKAIDEAHWNIQTFHKKQIQHSEVIVTTAGVRCWRKPVPMSSVGLYIPGGSAPLLSTVLMLGIPAKLAGCGEVILCTPPDSAGRISPSILYIADLLGIDRVFKVGGAQAIAAMAYGTESIPAVSKIFGPGNQYVTKAKQIVSLDTVAIDLPAGPSELTVVADSAANPAFIASDLLSQAEHGPDSQVLLLTDSSDMIERVQAELQKQLKDLPRKEIASKALDNSKMVLLKTQKEIMEMVNLYAPEHLIIVTKNYPDLAEQVENAGSVFLGDYSPESAGDYASGTNHTLPTNGWARSYSGINMDSFYKKITFQEISKYGLVNIGDAIMAMAEAEELQAHSNAVSIRLSSGEGG is encoded by the coding sequence ATGAATATTCTTCGTTATCCTGAAAAAAGCAAATGGGCAGAACTGCTTCAGCGGCCCCGGCTGAATCATGATACTCTGGAAGACCAGGTCCAGAAAATTATTGATGAAGTGGCCAGGAAGAGGGATGCTGCCGTAGTGGCCTTTACCCGGGAGTTTGACGGGTATGATTCCGTATCCATGGAGGTAAGCGGGGAGGAGATCCTGGCAGCCCGGGACGAAGTGAGCCCCAGATTGAAGAAGGCCATTGACGAAGCGCACTGGAATATCCAGACCTTCCATAAAAAGCAGATACAGCACAGCGAAGTCATTGTCACCACTGCCGGGGTCCGCTGCTGGAGAAAACCGGTTCCCATGAGCAGTGTGGGGCTCTACATCCCTGGTGGCTCGGCACCATTGCTTTCCACTGTCCTGATGCTGGGGATCCCCGCCAAGCTGGCGGGTTGCGGGGAGGTAATTCTTTGCACGCCGCCCGACAGTGCCGGCAGGATTAGCCCCTCCATCCTCTATATCGCCGATCTGCTGGGGATCGACCGGGTCTTTAAGGTTGGCGGAGCACAGGCCATTGCAGCCATGGCTTACGGAACGGAAAGCATTCCTGCAGTCAGTAAGATCTTCGGTCCCGGTAACCAGTACGTGACCAAAGCCAAGCAGATAGTGAGCCTCGATACGGTGGCCATCGATTTGCCTGCCGGACCATCCGAATTAACGGTGGTGGCAGATAGTGCGGCCAATCCGGCCTTTATAGCCTCCGACCTGCTTTCCCAGGCCGAACATGGCCCCGATAGCCAGGTGTTGCTGCTCACCGACTCTTCCGATATGATTGAGCGGGTACAGGCTGAGCTTCAGAAGCAGCTGAAAGACCTTCCCAGGAAGGAGATAGCATCCAAGGCTCTGGATAACAGCAAGATGGTGCTTCTTAAGACTCAGAAGGAGATTATGGAGATGGTCAATCTCTATGCTCCGGAACACCTGATTATTGTGACCAAAAATTATCCGGACCTGGCCGAACAGGTAGAGAATGCGGGATCGGTTTTCCTGGGCGACTATAGCCCCGAGAGTGCCGGAGATTATGCATCCGGAACCAATCATACTCTTCCCACCAACGGCTGGGCCCGTTCCTACAGCGGGATCAATATGGATAGTTTCTATAAAAAGATCACCTTCCAGGAGATCAGCAAATACGGACTGGTGAATATCGGGGATGCCATTATGGCCATGGCTGAGGCAGAAGAGCTTCAGGCGCACAGCAATGCGGTCTCCATCCGCTTAAGTTCCGGAGAAGGTGGCTGA
- the hisG gene encoding ATP phosphoribosyltransferase, which translates to MKKLRIAIQKSGRLSEKSLLLLKEAGISLNNGSRKLRSVAQTFPLEVIYLRDDDIPRYVEDGVAHIGIVGENEYAEKECQVDLLERLGYSRCRLSIAVPKSESYSGLEDLKGKRIATSYPVILERYLQEHGVKADIHVLSGSVELAPSIGMADAIFDIVSSGSTLISNGLKEVEVVMKSEAVIIANRDMEKDIQLVLNDLIFRIRSVMAASSNRYILLNAPNENLRQIIETIPGMKSPTVMPLAEEGWSSVHSVLSEKEFWGVIDRLRELGAQGILVIPIEKMIV; encoded by the coding sequence ATGAAAAAACTAAGAATCGCCATACAGAAATCGGGCCGTCTCAGCGAGAAATCTTTACTGCTTCTGAAAGAGGCCGGAATCTCCCTGAATAATGGTTCCAGGAAACTGAGGTCGGTGGCCCAGACCTTTCCCCTGGAGGTGATCTACCTCCGGGATGATGATATCCCCCGGTATGTGGAGGACGGAGTGGCCCACATCGGGATCGTCGGGGAGAATGAATATGCGGAAAAAGAGTGTCAGGTAGATCTGCTGGAAAGACTGGGATACTCGCGCTGCAGGCTCTCCATTGCCGTTCCCAAATCAGAGAGCTACTCCGGCCTGGAGGATCTGAAGGGAAAAAGGATCGCTACTTCCTACCCGGTCATCCTGGAGAGGTACCTGCAGGAACACGGGGTAAAGGCCGATATCCATGTATTGAGCGGCTCGGTGGAGCTGGCCCCTTCCATCGGGATGGCTGATGCCATTTTTGATATTGTCAGCTCGGGAAGCACCCTGATCAGCAACGGTCTGAAAGAGGTGGAGGTGGTCATGAAGTCGGAGGCCGTGATCATTGCCAACCGGGATATGGAGAAGGATATACAGCTGGTGCTGAACGATCTGATCTTCAGGATCCGCAGTGTCATGGCCGCTTCCAGTAACAGATACATTCTGCTGAATGCCCCTAATGAAAACCTCCGGCAGATTATTGAAACCATCCCCGGAATGAAGAGTCCCACCGTAATGCCGCTGGCTGAAGAGGGGTGGAGCTCGGTTCACTCGGTATTAAGCGAAAAGGAGTTCTGGGGAGTCATCGACCGCCTCCGGGAACTGGGTGCCCAGGGGATTCTGGTTATACCCATTGAGAAAATGATTGTCTAA
- a CDS encoding YihY/virulence factor BrkB family protein, which translates to MLQKLKIFFKEEIWSHDLTSKSRRRNFLIRQSKIYILAFKGFFEDRAAVRAAALTYFTMLSMVPIFAIAFAIARNFGFEDMLHNFINSNMKEQEEVMKWVTGMVDNLLSETREGVIAGVGGVILFWSVIQVLNNIEASFNDIWQIRKARSPMRKFSDYLAIMILSPFAIGLSGSFMVKIQSAANEIELFKPLIVTLIKSVPYVSIWILFTIVYIVMPNTKVKFKYALIAGVIAGTIALIFQSLYQTLQLGVLRWGTLYGTIAFIPLFLMWLQITWLIVLMGAELSFAYQNIENYEFEENALNLSHNNKRILTLLISYQIIRNFEEGNEPWNSETLSHELGIPIRLVNELVYELVEAGILAELAADNPKERSYQPAVDINKITVEYIYKQMELVGGDHMIVTESDELRKITRIHEHILHSIKESPSNILLKDL; encoded by the coding sequence ATGCTTCAGAAGCTCAAGATTTTCTTCAAGGAGGAGATCTGGTCCCATGACCTCACCTCCAAGTCCCGCCGCCGGAACTTTCTGATCAGGCAGTCAAAGATATACATACTGGCATTTAAAGGGTTTTTTGAGGACAGGGCGGCCGTAAGGGCCGCTGCGCTTACCTATTTCACCATGCTCTCTATGGTGCCCATTTTTGCCATTGCTTTTGCTATTGCCCGGAACTTCGGCTTTGAAGATATGCTGCATAACTTCATCAATAGCAATATGAAGGAGCAGGAGGAGGTGATGAAGTGGGTAACCGGTATGGTGGACAATCTCCTGTCGGAAACCAGGGAAGGGGTCATCGCCGGTGTGGGGGGAGTGATCCTTTTCTGGTCGGTGATCCAGGTATTGAACAATATCGAGGCTTCTTTCAACGATATCTGGCAGATCCGCAAGGCCCGCAGCCCCATGCGAAAATTTTCAGATTACCTGGCCATCATGATCCTGAGCCCTTTCGCCATTGGGCTTTCCGGAAGCTTCATGGTAAAAATACAAAGTGCGGCCAATGAAATCGAGCTCTTTAAACCGCTGATTGTTACCCTGATCAAATCGGTCCCTTATGTCTCGATCTGGATTCTTTTTACCATTGTCTATATCGTGATGCCCAATACCAAGGTGAAGTTTAAATATGCGCTGATTGCAGGGGTGATAGCCGGCACCATTGCCCTGATATTTCAGTCGCTTTATCAGACCCTGCAGCTGGGCGTGCTCCGGTGGGGGACCCTCTACGGGACCATTGCCTTTATCCCGCTTTTTCTTATGTGGTTGCAGATCACCTGGCTGATTGTTCTGATGGGTGCCGAACTCTCCTTCGCCTATCAGAATATCGAGAATTACGAGTTTGAGGAAAATGCCCTGAATCTGAGCCATAACAATAAGCGGATACTGACCCTGCTGATCTCCTATCAGATTATCCGGAACTTCGAGGAGGGGAACGAGCCCTGGAATTCAGAAACGCTCAGTCATGAACTGGGCATCCCCATCCGCCTGGTCAATGAACTGGTATATGAGCTGGTGGAGGCCGGCATCCTGGCCGAGCTGGCGGCCGATAATCCCAAGGAGCGTTCTTACCAGCCTGCGGTGGATATCAATAAGATCACCGTGGAGTATATTTACAAACAAATGGAACTGGTGGGTGGCGACCATATGATTGTGACCGAGTCTGACGAGCTCCGTAAGATTACCCGGATCCATGAGCATATCCTGCATTCCATCAAGGAGTCGCCCTCCAATATCCTGCTGAAGGATCTTTGA